The following are encoded together in the bacterium genome:
- the rplU gene encoding 50S ribosomal protein L21, which yields MYAIGEVAGAQIKLIAGTTVRVPKLSQEVGSALKVEKILMSVADDGSVKVGTPYLEGSADATVVDHLRDPKIFLLHKKRRKGYIKQGGHKQPYSMIRINAISL from the coding sequence ATGTACGCAATTGGTGAAGTAGCCGGCGCGCAAATCAAATTAATCGCCGGAACAACAGTACGGGTTCCTAAGCTTTCTCAGGAAGTCGGCTCGGCTCTGAAAGTCGAGAAAATTCTTATGTCGGTAGCCGACGATGGTTCCGTAAAAGTTGGCACTCCGTATCTTGAAGGCAGCGCCGATGCAACGGTGGTCGATCACTTACGCGATCCGAAAATCTTCCTGCTCCACAAAAAACGCCGTAAGGGTTATATCAAGCAGGGTGGACACAAGCAGCCGTATTCGATGATCCGGATCAACGCGATCAGTTTATAA